A window from Frischella perrara encodes these proteins:
- a CDS encoding inverse autotransporter beta domain-containing protein: MIKRCLNLTTVATLVIATLSYNFTYAQISANSSTKNYNSKNTNDDVRIFINNQQRSLYQIALLSGISIMELRELNKGDYDNIDVVKVGDSIVLPANSPLLPALTNVEDIKEENKYNLPSLGSTDVVDSNVSDSDVLETHLANTLQFLGQQDWENMSSRKIKEDLQSSTRDYAENYVRSQVHNQVIDPIQNAAQDFLSLFGTAQLSFDVSDQARLNNVNVKLFSPWYDSDNTLIFSQLTYQQYEHDRRIGNFGIGQRWDVADKSWLLGYNVFFDHDFKRNHNRLGFGLEAWSDYMKFAANYYMPLSDWKNSKDFDNYLERAARGFDVRFQGYLPSYPHLGASLMFEQYFGKKVALFGKDRLQKDPYAVTIGIDYTPVPLFTIKGEHKQGQDSKKQAKVEMTMNYRIGVPLKDQLDPDMVQVARSLKGSRYDLVDRNNFIVLEYKEKKFSVDLASLGEFEEGTIVPLSIAVHHAKDGVTISPSSWNKLSGALDLNALFNGGDICYNRIGNGACQTGNSAREITVKDTNNWSILVPPFLNNNGQRNPVSSTTKNSGRYEFDITVTDGKGKTAQSNTTWLSIKPSTSRRTVQIVNISDVDGTGQHIGSSATTPVLNDGNELVKLEVTLFDNQLGSGFNDSNIFNNYPNSFDIDKINQFWSAVTEADNKKVKFIDGSANNAQCPVNEDCLLVKSVKAVSGSPDKYQLEIATTSVLNRVNFTTNMAPYGSATLPIYFGDSNNNASWLAVFNQDTGVMVAYGKLSKDTNSIIVTPDASNPFIVDSTYEARAYNIKPTEVGANVINAQFAWSLVGDNKIACPVPNNTVLDDFNTKPNGPWFNVSTDNTYTIKGLANGKVSLASNGSAGLAFNKPWGVSHPPLSKQACAGDQGFKLQVTIY; this comes from the coding sequence ATGATAAAGAGGTGTTTAAATTTAACTACAGTTGCAACACTTGTAATAGCGACTTTAAGTTATAATTTCACTTATGCTCAAATAAGTGCTAATTCTTCAACAAAAAATTATAACTCTAAAAACACTAACGATGATGTTCGTATTTTTATTAATAATCAGCAACGAAGTTTGTATCAGATAGCGCTGTTAAGTGGTATTTCCATTATGGAATTACGGGAACTTAACAAAGGTGATTATGATAATATTGATGTCGTCAAAGTTGGTGACAGCATTGTTCTACCTGCTAATTCACCACTTTTACCAGCTCTTACAAATGTAGAAGATATCAAAGAAGAAAATAAATATAACCTTCCAAGTTTAGGTTCTACTGATGTAGTTGATTCAAATGTAAGTGATAGCGATGTATTAGAAACTCATTTAGCAAATACATTGCAATTTTTAGGTCAACAAGATTGGGAAAATATGTCTTCTCGCAAAATAAAAGAAGACTTACAATCAAGCACACGAGATTACGCAGAAAACTATGTGCGTAGCCAAGTTCATAATCAGGTTATCGATCCAATTCAAAATGCAGCACAAGATTTTTTAAGCCTATTTGGTACAGCCCAATTATCTTTTGATGTGAGTGATCAGGCAAGGCTTAATAATGTGAATGTAAAATTATTTAGCCCTTGGTACGATTCAGATAACACGTTGATTTTTTCACAATTAACATATCAACAATATGAACACGATCGCCGCATTGGTAACTTCGGTATTGGTCAACGATGGGATGTTGCCGATAAAAGTTGGTTGTTAGGTTACAACGTATTTTTTGATCATGATTTTAAACGTAATCATAATCGATTAGGTTTTGGCTTAGAAGCGTGGTCTGATTATATGAAATTTGCCGCTAACTACTATATGCCATTATCTGATTGGAAAAATTCTAAAGATTTTGATAATTATTTAGAAAGAGCTGCAAGAGGATTTGATGTTCGTTTCCAAGGCTATTTACCGTCTTACCCACATTTGGGTGCATCCTTAATGTTTGAGCAATATTTTGGTAAGAAAGTTGCTTTATTCGGTAAAGATCGTCTGCAAAAAGATCCATATGCTGTAACGATAGGAATAGATTATACACCGGTTCCTTTATTCACTATCAAGGGTGAACATAAGCAAGGTCAAGATTCCAAAAAACAAGCTAAAGTAGAGATGACGATGAATTATCGTATCGGCGTACCGTTAAAAGATCAGTTAGATCCAGATATGGTACAAGTCGCTCGATCACTTAAAGGTAGTCGATATGATTTAGTGGATCGTAATAACTTTATTGTGTTGGAATATAAAGAAAAGAAATTTAGTGTTGATCTAGCTTCATTAGGTGAATTTGAAGAAGGGACAATAGTTCCTTTATCAATAGCCGTACACCATGCTAAAGATGGTGTTACTATATCTCCATCCTCTTGGAATAAATTAAGTGGAGCACTTGACTTAAATGCATTATTTAATGGTGGTGATATTTGTTATAATCGAATAGGCAATGGAGCTTGTCAAACAGGTAACAGTGCCAGAGAGATTACCGTTAAAGATACCAATAATTGGTCGATTCTTGTGCCACCGTTTTTAAATAACAATGGTCAGCGCAATCCTGTTTCATCAACTACTAAAAATAGTGGTCGTTACGAATTTGATATTACCGTGACTGATGGTAAAGGAAAAACCGCACAATCTAATACTACTTGGTTATCGATTAAACCTTCAACATCTCGTAGAACGGTTCAGATAGTCAATATTTCAGATGTGGATGGAACAGGTCAACATATCGGTTCAAGTGCAACGACCCCAGTTCTAAACGATGGTAATGAGCTTGTAAAATTAGAAGTAACATTGTTTGATAATCAATTAGGATCTGGATTTAATGACTCTAATATCTTTAATAATTACCCAAATTCTTTTGATATAGATAAAATTAATCAATTCTGGTCTGCTGTAACAGAAGCTGACAATAAAAAAGTTAAATTTATTGATGGTTCAGCAAATAATGCGCAGTGTCCAGTAAATGAAGATTGTTTATTAGTTAAGTCCGTTAAAGCAGTAAGTGGTTCTCCAGATAAATATCAACTTGAAATTGCAACAACTTCTGTATTGAATCGCGTTAATTTCACTACCAATATGGCGCCTTATGGCTCTGCTACTTTACCAATATATTTTGGTGACAGTAATAACAATGCTTCTTGGTTAGCTGTTTTTAACCAGGATACGGGTGTTATGGTGGCTTATGGCAAACTAAGTAAAGATACTAATTCGATAATAGTTACGCCTGACGCATCTAATCCGTTCATTGTCGATTCAACTTATGAAGCAAGGGCATATAATATTAAACCTACGGAAGTCGGTGCTAACGTTATTAATGCTCAATTTGCTTGGTCTTTGGTTGGCGATAATAAAATAGCATGTCCAGTTCCGAATAATACTGTATTAGATGACTTTAATACCAAACCGAATGGTCCATGGTTTAATGTTAGTACCGATAATACTTACACTATTAAAGGCTTAGCAAATGGTAAAGTAAGTCTTGCGAGTAATGGTTCGGCTGGATTAGCGTTTAATAAACCTTGGGGTGTATCTCATCCACCGCTTTCAAAACAAGCATGCGCAGGCGATCAAGGATTCAAATTACAGGTTACAATTTATTAA
- the purF gene encoding amidophosphoribosyltransferase, translating into MCGIVGIVSFSPVNQSIYDALTVLQHRGQDAAGIVTIDQNNYFRLRKANGLVQDVFQLQHMQRLQGNIGIGHVRYPTAGSASVSEAQPFYVNAPYGITLAHNGNLTNTQELRDSILHKVRRHVNTHSDSEVLLNILASELDKFSTYRLTPDNIFSAIKQVNKTVKGAYACVAMIIDHGLIAFRDPNGIRPLVIGKRIVDGRTEYMVASESVALDTLDFELMRDVEPGEAIYITCDGQLHTQQCADEIKFRPCIFEYVYFARPDSLMNGVSVYQSRILMGQKLGQKIAKEWHNLDIDVVIPIPETSCDAALEIARILNKPYRQGFVKNRYVGRTFIMPGQSTRRRSVRRKLNANRIEFEGKNVLLVDDSIVRGTTSQEIIEMVRSVGANKVYLASAAPEIRFPNVYGIDMPVANELIAHNRTVDEIAQQIGVDKLIFQNLHDLIEAVKEGNPTITDFECSVFDGDYITGDITQSYLSYLSLSRSNTDLILPNKEIENLEIHNVGQ; encoded by the coding sequence ATGTGTGGTATTGTTGGGATTGTTAGTTTTAGTCCAGTAAATCAATCAATTTATGATGCACTTACAGTACTACAACATCGTGGCCAAGATGCAGCGGGAATTGTCACGATTGATCAAAATAACTATTTTAGATTGCGTAAGGCAAATGGTTTAGTACAAGATGTGTTTCAGTTACAGCATATGCAACGTTTACAAGGAAATATTGGTATAGGGCATGTGCGTTATCCAACAGCTGGCAGTGCCAGTGTATCTGAAGCACAGCCATTTTATGTTAATGCTCCGTATGGTATAACATTGGCTCATAATGGCAACTTAACTAACACCCAAGAATTGAGGGATTCAATTTTACACAAAGTTCGACGCCATGTTAATACTCATTCTGATTCTGAAGTGTTATTAAATATTCTTGCTAGCGAGTTAGATAAATTTTCTACTTACCGACTGACACCAGATAACATTTTTTCTGCCATTAAACAAGTTAATAAAACCGTGAAAGGGGCTTATGCTTGTGTAGCGATGATTATTGATCATGGATTAATTGCTTTTAGAGATCCAAATGGTATTAGGCCATTAGTTATTGGTAAACGTATTGTTGATGGTCGTACGGAGTATATGGTTGCTTCTGAAAGTGTCGCCTTGGACACGCTTGATTTTGAATTAATGCGCGATGTAGAACCTGGAGAAGCAATTTATATTACTTGTGATGGTCAATTACACACACAGCAATGTGCTGATGAAATCAAATTTAGACCTTGTATTTTTGAATATGTCTATTTTGCCCGTCCTGATTCCCTAATGAATGGTGTTTCTGTTTATCAATCGAGAATTTTAATGGGGCAAAAACTAGGTCAAAAAATTGCCAAAGAATGGCATAATTTAGATATTGATGTGGTTATTCCGATCCCTGAAACTTCTTGTGATGCTGCTTTGGAAATAGCCAGAATATTAAATAAACCCTATCGGCAAGGATTTGTTAAAAATCGTTATGTTGGACGAACATTTATTATGCCGGGTCAATCAACTCGTCGCCGTTCTGTTCGACGAAAACTCAATGCTAACCGAATTGAATTTGAAGGTAAAAATGTTTTATTAGTCGATGATTCAATCGTGCGAGGCACTACATCCCAAGAAATTATTGAAATGGTGCGATCAGTTGGTGCTAATAAAGTCTATTTAGCTTCGGCCGCTCCAGAAATTCGGTTCCCAAATGTTTATGGCATTGATATGCCTGTGGCAAATGAACTGATTGCTCATAATCGAACAGTAGATGAAATTGCGCAGCAAATTGGTGTTGATAAACTCATATTCCAGAATCTACATGATTTAATTGAAGCTGTTAAAGAAGGTAACCCAACTATTACTGATTTTGAATGTTCAGTATTTGATGGTGATTATATAACAGGGGATATTACTCAATCCTATTTATCCTATCTTAGTTTGAGTAGAAGTAATACAGATTTAATATTACCTAACAAAGAAATAGAAAATTTAGAAATACATAATGTAGGTCAATAA
- a CDS encoding CvpA family protein: protein MNWIDIAILGIIGFSALLSIFRGFVNEALSLLSWISAFFVASQFYYYITDYFTYFSDEFIRNAAAIIVLFIATLIVCGMVRYIVCEIVQRIGLSSIDRILGICFGIIRGVLIVSAVLFCCDTFTSFSENPVWKSSILIPHFEYLIHWFFDIFQNTTSFLTQ, encoded by the coding sequence ATGAATTGGATAGATATTGCTATTCTCGGTATTATTGGTTTTTCAGCTTTATTAAGTATATTTCGTGGATTTGTTAATGAGGCATTATCATTATTAAGTTGGATTAGTGCATTTTTTGTTGCTAGCCAATTTTATTATTATATTACCGATTATTTTACTTATTTTAGCGATGAATTTATTAGGAATGCTGCAGCTATCATAGTGCTCTTTATTGCAACACTGATCGTTTGCGGTATGGTACGTTACATAGTTTGTGAGATTGTTCAGCGAATAGGCCTATCAAGTATTGATCGTATATTAGGTATATGCTTCGGTATTATTCGAGGAGTATTGATTGTTTCTGCTGTTTTATTCTGTTGCGATACCTTTACGTCGTTTTCAGAGAATCCAGTTTGGAAGAGTTCAATATTAATTCCACATTTCGAATATTTAATACATTGGTTCTTCGATATATTTCAAAATACAACTTCTTTTTTAACGCAATGA
- a CDS encoding SPOR domain-containing protein yields the protein MMSNKTRNRLIGVVSVILICLIISPYIITDKTKKVETTIPLFPPTDSIREDNTQQSQLETQYNNQNNIDNAIYNNNQVDNQNQQEQINRYEVNTNINSSNDKNYIIQLVALKNKQKIDELTALLRLNNYDVYTIPQVVKDGQITRLMVGNYQTREQAELVIIDLENLTKLKGYIALK from the coding sequence ATGATGAGCAATAAAACAAGAAATCGATTGATTGGTGTTGTATCCGTCATATTGATTTGTTTAATCATTTCACCTTATATTATTACTGATAAAACTAAAAAAGTAGAAACCACAATTCCTTTATTTCCTCCAACAGATAGTATTAGAGAAGATAATACACAACAGTCACAGCTTGAAACTCAATATAATAATCAAAATAATATTGATAACGCTATCTATAATAACAATCAAGTTGATAATCAGAATCAACAAGAACAAATCAATAGATATGAAGTCAATACCAATATTAATTCGTCTAATGATAAAAATTATATAATACAATTAGTAGCGCTCAAAAATAAGCAGAAAATTGATGAGCTAACAGCACTATTACGATTAAATAATTATGATGTCTATACTATTCCACAAGTTGTTAAAGATGGTCAGATCACTCGACTTATGGTAGGTAATTATCAAACTCGTGAACAGGCTGAATTGGTAATAATTGACTTAGAAAATTTAACAAAACTCAAAGGTTATATTGCATTAAAATAA
- the folC gene encoding bifunctional tetrahydrofolate synthase/dihydrofolate synthase — MNTATSDKPNVQASLKTWLRYLEHIHPTTIELGLERVSLVAQRLDILKPAPFVFTVAGTNGKGTTCRTLEMILLSAGYRVGVYSSPHLLRYTERVRINNQELPDIEHIKAFDQIEHARQDISLSYFEYSTLAALLMFKQANLDIVILEVGLGGRLDATNIVNADVAVITSIALDHTDFLGNTRESIGYEKAGIFKQHCTAIVGEPDTPSSIIKYAKEKQVQLHCCQPNKGGDWQYKLVNHQSWNFKSLKDTYENLPVPQIPLANAATALAAISYSKLDVSINSIHQGLAITQLTGRFQIISENPLIIIDVAHNPHAAKYLNSQLQKVIQNRNNIKKVRIVIGMLKDKDIKSTIAALKADCWYCASLYGERGATAEEIAVNINPSVTTILTFPSVKAAWEQAKTDADENDIIVVCGSFYTVSDILGIAKNDEQ, encoded by the coding sequence ATGAATACGGCAACTTCGGACAAACCAAATGTTCAAGCAAGTTTAAAAACTTGGCTTAGATATTTAGAGCATATTCACCCAACAACAATAGAGCTGGGGCTTGAAAGAGTAAGTTTAGTTGCACAACGTTTAGATATTTTAAAACCTGCTCCATTTGTGTTTACCGTAGCCGGTACCAATGGTAAAGGAACGACATGCCGTACTCTTGAAATGATATTATTATCTGCGGGTTATCGTGTTGGTGTCTATAGTTCACCTCATCTATTACGTTATACTGAACGTGTTCGCATTAATAATCAAGAATTGCCTGATATTGAGCATATAAAGGCGTTTGATCAAATTGAACATGCTCGTCAGGATATTTCGTTAAGTTATTTTGAGTACTCAACTTTAGCAGCCCTATTAATGTTTAAACAAGCTAATCTTGATATAGTAATACTTGAAGTTGGCTTAGGTGGTCGATTAGATGCGACAAATATTGTAAATGCTGATGTGGCGGTCATAACATCTATTGCACTAGATCATACTGATTTTTTGGGGAATACAAGGGAAAGTATTGGATACGAAAAAGCAGGGATCTTTAAACAACATTGTACTGCTATTGTAGGGGAACCAGACACACCATCATCAATTATAAAGTATGCTAAAGAGAAACAGGTTCAGCTACATTGTTGTCAACCGAATAAAGGCGGAGATTGGCAATATAAACTAGTGAACCATCAATCTTGGAACTTTAAATCTCTAAAAGATACTTATGAGAATTTACCAGTACCGCAAATTCCATTAGCCAATGCCGCAACGGCATTAGCAGCAATAAGCTACTCAAAATTAGATGTTAGTATAAATAGTATCCATCAGGGTTTAGCCATCACACAATTAACAGGTAGATTTCAAATTATTAGTGAAAATCCGTTAATCATTATTGATGTCGCTCATAATCCTCATGCTGCCAAATATTTAAATAGCCAGCTTCAGAAAGTAATTCAAAATCGGAATAATATAAAAAAAGTACGTATCGTCATTGGTATGTTAAAAGATAAGGATATTAAATCGACTATCGCGGCTCTAAAAGCTGATTGTTGGTATTGTGCCTCGTTATATGGAGAACGCGGTGCAACAGCTGAAGAAATTGCCGTTAACATAAACCCGTCTGTGACAACCATATTGACATTTCCATCCGTAAAAGCCGCATGGGAACAAGCAAAAACTGATGCTGATGAAAATGATATTATTGTGGTATGTGGTTCGTTCTATACTGTATCAGACATACTTGGGATAGCTAAAAATGATGAGCAATAA
- the accD gene encoding acetyl-CoA carboxylase, carboxyltransferase subunit beta: MSWIEKILNKNNISSNHKKANIPGGVWTKCPSCEQIIYQAELERNLEVCPKCDHHMRIPARVRLYRFLDEGSDVELGTDLEPKDILKFKDSKKYKDRLTAAQKETHEKDAMIAMKGTLFGIPVVTAAFEFSFIGGSMSSVVGAMFVRAAEQAIEDKCPLICFSTSGGARMQEALFSLMQMAKTSAILAKMQDLGLPFISVMTDPTMGGVSASLAMLGDINIAEPKALIGFAGPRVIEQTVRETLPTGFQRSEFLLEKGALDLIVHRKEMREKIASILAKLLKMPDPFSALSVDEIISQN; encoded by the coding sequence ATGAGTTGGATTGAAAAGATTCTTAATAAGAATAATATCTCGTCAAATCATAAAAAAGCGAATATTCCGGGCGGGGTTTGGACTAAATGCCCTAGCTGTGAACAAATTATTTATCAAGCAGAACTTGAGAGAAATTTAGAAGTTTGTCCAAAATGCGATCATCATATGCGAATTCCCGCTCGAGTGCGTTTATATCGTTTTCTCGATGAAGGTTCTGATGTTGAACTTGGTACTGATTTAGAGCCTAAAGATATTCTTAAGTTTAAAGATTCAAAAAAATATAAAGATCGTTTAACTGCCGCGCAAAAAGAAACGCATGAAAAAGATGCAATGATTGCTATGAAGGGAACTTTATTTGGTATTCCTGTAGTAACCGCTGCTTTTGAATTCTCCTTTATTGGTGGTTCAATGTCATCAGTAGTCGGTGCGATGTTCGTTCGAGCGGCTGAGCAAGCTATTGAAGACAAATGCCCACTAATTTGTTTTTCCACTAGTGGTGGTGCGCGTATGCAAGAAGCGCTGTTTTCATTAATGCAGATGGCTAAAACAAGTGCGATTTTGGCCAAAATGCAAGACCTAGGTTTACCTTTTATTTCAGTAATGACAGATCCTACAATGGGCGGAGTATCTGCAAGTCTTGCCATGTTAGGAGATATTAATATTGCTGAGCCAAAGGCATTAATTGGTTTTGCAGGTCCCCGAGTCATTGAACAAACAGTACGTGAAACGCTTCCTACTGGTTTTCAACGCAGTGAGTTCTTACTAGAAAAAGGTGCACTAGATCTTATTGTTCATCGTAAAGAGATGCGTGAAAAGATAGCGAGTATTTTAGCTAAATTATTGAAAATGCCTGATCCTTTTAGTGCATTGTCAGTAGATGAAATTATAAGTCAAAATTAA
- the truA gene encoding tRNA pseudouridine(38-40) synthase TruA, producing the protein MKIALGIEYDGSQYFGWQKQQHVASVQETLEIALSKVANEPISIFCAGRTDTGVHATGQVIHFETTSSRKITAWTLGVNANLPTNIAVKWAKQVDEDFHARFSALARRYRYIIYNYPYRQAILNKGVSHYYPDLDENKMHNAAQILLGENDFSAFRASHCQSLSPNRNVHHIKVSRQNRYIIIDIQANAFVHHMVRNIVGSLIEVGYGNQPEEWIRFLLSSKDRTLAGATAKSDGLYLVDVIYPESYQLPKSPLGPLFL; encoded by the coding sequence ATGAAGATTGCATTGGGAATCGAATACGACGGAAGTCAATATTTTGGATGGCAAAAGCAGCAACATGTTGCATCCGTTCAAGAAACTCTAGAAATCGCATTAAGTAAAGTCGCAAATGAACCTATCTCAATATTTTGTGCTGGTCGTACGGATACCGGTGTACATGCTACCGGTCAAGTCATTCATTTTGAGACAACTTCTTCGCGTAAAATAACAGCGTGGACTTTAGGTGTGAATGCAAACTTACCGACTAATATCGCTGTAAAATGGGCAAAACAAGTAGATGAGGATTTTCATGCTAGATTTAGTGCCTTAGCTCGTCGATATCGTTATATCATTTATAATTACCCTTATCGTCAGGCTATTTTAAATAAAGGTGTGAGTCACTATTATCCTGATTTAGATGAAAACAAGATGCATAATGCAGCGCAGATTCTGTTGGGAGAAAATGATTTTAGTGCCTTTAGAGCCTCACATTGTCAGTCTTTATCGCCTAATAGAAATGTACATCATATTAAGGTCAGCCGGCAAAATCGTTATATTATTATTGATATTCAAGCCAATGCATTTGTTCATCATATGGTTAGAAATATTGTCGGGAGTCTTATTGAAGTTGGATATGGAAATCAACCAGAAGAATGGATAAGATTTTTGTTATCTTCAAAAGATCGAACCTTAGCTGGAGCAACGGCGAAGTCTGATGGGCTATATTTAGTTGATGTGATTTATCCAGAGAGTTATCAATTACCAAAATCACCGTTAGGTCCCTTATTTTTATAA
- a CDS encoding aspartate-semialdehyde dehydrogenase — MSSWNIAVVGASGQVGSALVELLQHSTLSINEIGLIGSDNSEGDNVRVLGKNITINNINTTDWSHYHVAFFAVNQTISQKYVRTAAESGCIVIDASGAFAQEDNIPLILPRVNDYLLADFRNENIIAVANPIVSQSLRVISTLTDIQQLTQVHITNLVPASFYGKSSVEQLASQSARLLNGLPVENELFNKQMAFNVLPVNNELADEMIIVEEIRKITGDYQLSINVDSILVPVFYGLTQSLTFSSSVPLNIDHHYDSNKAIQYGVNFMESDYPTPVTQVNIEQEGLHKIHLADVRYGYGSPDQIKCISVSDNIRYLGAQILLETAEKLLNEYL, encoded by the coding sequence ATGTCATCATGGAATATTGCCGTAGTAGGTGCAAGTGGTCAGGTCGGAAGTGCTTTAGTTGAATTATTACAACATAGCACATTATCAATTAATGAAATAGGCTTGATTGGAAGTGATAATAGTGAAGGTGATAATGTTCGGGTTTTAGGTAAAAATATCACTATTAACAATATCAATACTACGGATTGGTCACATTATCATGTCGCTTTTTTTGCCGTTAATCAAACGATCTCACAAAAATATGTCAGAACAGCTGCAGAGTCAGGCTGTATTGTTATAGATGCATCCGGTGCTTTTGCACAAGAAGATAATATCCCATTAATTTTACCAAGAGTTAACGACTATTTACTAGCTGACTTTCGTAATGAAAATATAATTGCTGTAGCGAATCCTATCGTAAGTCAATCTCTAAGAGTTATTTCAACCTTAACTGATATTCAGCAATTAACGCAAGTTCATATAACGAATTTAGTTCCCGCGTCATTTTATGGTAAAAGTAGTGTAGAACAATTAGCGAGTCAAAGTGCTCGTTTACTTAATGGTCTACCAGTAGAGAATGAATTATTTAATAAACAAATGGCATTTAATGTATTGCCAGTGAATAATGAATTAGCTGATGAAATGATTATTGTTGAAGAAATCAGAAAAATAACAGGTGATTATCAATTATCTATTAACGTTGATTCTATATTGGTACCTGTTTTTTATGGACTTACTCAATCATTAACTTTTAGCTCGTCAGTACCTCTCAATATAGATCATCATTATGATAGTAATAAAGCAATACAATATGGTGTAAATTTTATGGAATCGGATTATCCTACACCAGTTACCCAAGTTAATATAGAACAAGAAGGATTGCATAAGATTCACCTAGCAGATGTTCGATACGGATATGGTAGCCCCGACCAAATAAAATGTATAAGTGTGAGCGATAATATTCGCTATTTAGGTGCACAAATTTTATTAGAAACAGCAGAAAAATTGCTTAATGAATATTTATAG
- a CDS encoding ComEA family DNA-binding protein — MKKLSKYFIVVTLIFLTTNFSLNAFAESVNHGDTSNNQIEQNATVNINTASVEELARNLNGIGLNKAKKIVEYRDQFGPFVTIEQLKEVSGIGQSILDKNVGKISL; from the coding sequence ATGAAGAAGTTAAGTAAGTATTTTATTGTGGTTACGTTAATCTTTTTAACAACAAATTTCTCTTTGAATGCATTTGCAGAATCAGTAAATCATGGAGATACATCAAACAATCAAATAGAGCAAAATGCTACTGTAAATATTAATACAGCCTCAGTTGAAGAATTAGCACGAAATTTAAATGGAATAGGGCTTAACAAGGCTAAGAAAATAGTTGAATATCGTGATCAATTCGGTCCTTTTGTGACGATTGAGCAACTTAAAGAGGTATCTGGAATTGGTCAATCAATACTTGATAAGAATGTTGGTAAAATATCCTTATAA